In Turicibacter sanguinis, a genomic segment contains:
- a CDS encoding sigma-70 family RNA polymerase sigma factor: MDKKQIHELIAKAQSGDEEARLTLVTNHMDLVWSVVHKFGHIEVEKDDLFQIGCMGLLKSINQFDSSYDTTLSTYAIPLIIGEIKAFIREQSPIKISRSIKSNIHKIQEVKDHLNKVLEREPTIKEIAQETELSEEQIILALNAPINVTSLDNYEREDMPLIERIPNHQEGMGLEQKIVLKQLVSNLDPIEKLLIYLRFDLGYTQSEVAKRLEINQVAVSRLEKKVLKELKEKMLV; this comes from the coding sequence ATGGATAAAAAACAAATACATGAGCTTATTGCAAAAGCTCAAAGTGGTGATGAAGAAGCTAGATTAACACTTGTTACAAATCATATGGATTTAGTTTGGTCCGTTGTTCATAAGTTTGGACATATAGAGGTTGAAAAGGATGATTTATTTCAGATTGGTTGTATGGGGCTACTTAAATCAATTAACCAATTTGATTCATCTTATGATACAACCCTTTCAACCTATGCAATTCCTTTAATCATTGGTGAGATAAAAGCCTTTATTAGAGAACAAAGTCCAATTAAAATTAGTCGAAGTATTAAAAGTAATATTCATAAAATTCAAGAAGTGAAAGATCATTTAAATAAAGTATTAGAACGGGAGCCAACGATTAAAGAAATCGCTCAAGAGACAGAATTATCGGAAGAACAAATCATTTTAGCATTAAATGCTCCAATCAATGTGACGTCTTTAGATAACTATGAAAGAGAAGATATGCCATTAATTGAGCGGATCCCGAATCATCAAGAGGGAATGGGATTAGAACAAAAGATTGTACTGAAACAATTAGTTTCAAATCTCGATCCTATTGAAAAGTTATTGATTTATTTAAGATTTGATTTAGGCTATACACAATCAGAGGTAGCAAAGCGATTAGAGATTAATCAAGTCGCTGTTTCACGTCTTGAGAAAAAAGTATTAAAAGAATTAAAAGAAAAAATGTTGGTTTAA
- the spoIIAB gene encoding anti-sigma F factor: MNNEMHLQFPAKSINESFARLVIMGFIAPLDPSSQEMTEIKTIVSEGVTNAIIHGYEDNEEGLITMSASLVGRRLKVTIKDSGRGIDNIELAKQPLYTTKSEEERSGLGFMIMESFSDHFEVQSTPGLGTTLVFEKEFAAHEQS; the protein is encoded by the coding sequence ATGAACAATGAAATGCATTTACAGTTTCCTGCAAAAAGTATTAATGAAAGTTTTGCTAGACTTGTGATCATGGGATTTATTGCGCCACTTGATCCAAGTTCTCAGGAAATGACCGAAATTAAAACCATTGTTTCAGAAGGTGTAACTAATGCGATTATTCACGGTTATGAGGACAATGAAGAGGGGCTTATTACCATGAGTGCATCATTAGTTGGAAGACGGTTAAAGGTAACAATTAAAGATTCAGGAAGAGGAATCGATAATATTGAATTAGCGAAGCAACCGCTATATACAACAAAAAGTGAGGAGGAAAGAAGTGGTCTCGGATTTATGATTATGGAATCATTTAGTGATCACTTTGAAGTTCAATCTACACCAGGTTTAGGGACAACACTTGTATTTGAAAAAGAATTTGCAGCACATGAACAATCATAA
- the spoIIAA gene encoding anti-sigma F factor antagonist: MSITVSLYVEGQVLYVNLNGELDHHTADQLRSRLNSVMSESRIQHIVFNLKHLDFMDSSGIGIILGRYNQLKSVNGTVMVIGMKPLVKKVFELSGLSQIIKVVEDEKQITAIIRGIA; encoded by the coding sequence ATGAGTATTACAGTTTCTCTTTATGTTGAGGGGCAAGTTCTTTATGTTAATTTAAATGGTGAACTCGATCATCATACGGCAGATCAACTGAGAAGTCGTTTAAATTCTGTTATGAGTGAATCACGTATTCAACATATCGTGTTCAATTTAAAACATTTAGACTTTATGGATAGTTCAGGAATTGGGATTATATTAGGTCGTTATAATCAACTTAAGTCTGTTAATGGGACAGTCATGGTGATTGGGATGAAACCATTAGTTAAAAAGGTATTTGAGTTATCAGGGTTATCTCAAATTATTAAAGTCGTAGAGGATGAGAAACAGATTACAGCGATCATTAGGGGGATTGCATAA
- a CDS encoding D-alanyl-D-alanine carboxypeptidase family protein, with translation MKIRKVLISLLTCFSFSCLVHSKIVSADELVTDGKAAILIEAETGEILYEKNPHEQLAPASMTKMMSMYLILESIHNGALQWDEVIRVSENAASYGGSQIYLKPGEKMIVRDLFKSIAIASANDSVTALAERVAGSEEAFVELMNQKAKELGMNNTVFKNPTGLTAAGHVTTPYDMSIIARHLLQDYPEITEFSGLYEDYIRQDTESPFWLVNTNKLIKYVDGVDGLKTGFTQEAGYCLTATAQRNGMRVIAVVMGASKSEIRNQEVTRLIEYAYEQYELVPKLESGLVVSSGHHLLAKTRDFDIVTGDQITILKKKTDGEGETNYTVTLNEEIILPIQPGDEVGTLTYYYNGEEYTTIPLTVSEPVEKNSFIGLYTYIVSKILFGEDA, from the coding sequence ATGAAAATAAGAAAAGTGTTAATTAGTCTTCTAACTTGCTTTAGCTTCAGTTGTCTCGTTCACTCAAAGATTGTTAGTGCAGATGAATTAGTGACTGATGGGAAAGCTGCCATTTTGATTGAAGCCGAAACAGGAGAGATTTTATACGAAAAAAATCCTCATGAACAGTTGGCTCCAGCAAGTATGACAAAAATGATGTCGATGTATTTAATCTTAGAATCCATTCATAATGGAGCATTGCAATGGGATGAAGTGATTCGCGTTAGTGAAAATGCAGCTAGTTACGGTGGATCACAAATTTATTTAAAACCTGGAGAAAAAATGATTGTTCGTGATTTATTCAAAAGTATTGCCATCGCATCTGCTAATGATTCTGTTACAGCTTTAGCAGAACGCGTAGCGGGAAGTGAAGAAGCATTTGTCGAATTAATGAATCAAAAGGCAAAAGAACTTGGAATGAATAATACTGTTTTTAAAAATCCAACTGGTTTAACAGCAGCAGGACATGTTACCACACCTTATGATATGTCTATTATTGCTCGCCATTTGTTACAGGATTATCCAGAGATTACAGAGTTTTCAGGTCTATATGAAGATTATATTCGACAAGATACTGAATCACCATTTTGGTTAGTTAATACGAATAAACTAATTAAATATGTTGATGGAGTGGATGGTTTAAAAACGGGATTCACACAAGAAGCAGGATATTGCTTAACGGCAACAGCACAACGAAATGGAATGAGAGTCATCGCTGTTGTGATGGGAGCAAGTAAATCGGAGATTCGTAATCAAGAAGTGACACGATTAATTGAATATGCTTATGAACAATATGAGTTAGTTCCTAAATTAGAAAGTGGTTTAGTTGTTTCATCAGGACATCATTTATTAGCAAAAACTCGTGATTTTGACATTGTAACAGGGGATCAAATTACGATATTGAAAAAGAAAACAGATGGTGAAGGTGAAACTAATTATACCGTCACATTAAATGAAGAAATAATCTTACCTATTCAACCAGGGGATGAAGTCGGAACTTTAACGTATTACTATAATGGAGAAGAATATACAACAATTCCGTTAACAGTCAGTGAACCTGTTGAAAAAAATAGCTTCATTGGGCTATACACATATATTGTTTCAAAAATATTATTTGGAGAAGATGCATAA
- a CDS encoding pyrimidine-nucleoside phosphorylase yields MRMVDLIYKKRHNVELTKEEIEWMINGYTNKEIPDYQMSAFLMAVVFNDMTKAERLALTQAMVATGEVVDLSAIEGIKVDKHSTGGVGDKTSLILGPLVASVGVPVAKMSGRGLGHTGGTLDKLESISGMRIELEMEEFIKQVNDKKIAIIGQTGNLAPADKYLYALRDVTSTVESIPLIASSIMSKKIAAGADAIVLDVKFGAGAFMKTLEDAKELAQAMVEIGRDAHRQTVAFLTDMNQPLGFAIGNALEVKEAIDTLSGHGPKDLEELVLQLASHMVVLAKKANTTDEAYQTLKENLHNGIALQKFNEFVEAQGGDVRQIEDPSLLPSAKTIVAVKANRAGYIEKIDALSIGIAAMKLGAGRAMKEDIIDMGVGVVLNKKVGEMVEVGDTLAYIHSNSSEHQEAIDYIMQAYQISTEEVCSPTLIYDIIK; encoded by the coding sequence ATGAGAATGGTAGATTTAATCTACAAAAAAAGACATAATGTAGAATTAACAAAAGAAGAAATTGAATGGATGATTAATGGGTATACAAATAAAGAAATCCCAGATTACCAAATGTCTGCTTTTTTAATGGCAGTGGTATTTAATGATATGACAAAAGCTGAGAGATTAGCTTTAACACAAGCGATGGTAGCGACAGGTGAGGTCGTTGATTTGTCAGCAATTGAAGGAATTAAAGTGGATAAGCATTCAACAGGAGGAGTAGGAGATAAAACTTCATTAATTTTAGGACCTCTTGTGGCTTCTGTTGGTGTCCCTGTTGCAAAAATGAGTGGACGAGGTCTTGGGCATACAGGGGGTACCCTTGATAAATTAGAATCTATTTCAGGAATGAGAATTGAACTTGAAATGGAAGAATTTATTAAACAAGTCAATGATAAAAAAATTGCAATCATTGGACAAACAGGGAACCTAGCTCCTGCAGATAAATATTTATATGCATTACGTGATGTAACATCTACTGTTGAATCAATTCCTTTAATTGCCTCTTCCATCATGAGTAAAAAAATTGCTGCAGGTGCTGATGCGATTGTGTTAGATGTTAAATTTGGTGCGGGTGCATTCATGAAAACATTAGAAGATGCAAAAGAGTTAGCGCAAGCAATGGTTGAAATTGGGCGTGATGCTCATCGTCAAACCGTTGCATTTTTAACGGACATGAACCAACCTTTAGGATTTGCGATTGGAAATGCTTTAGAAGTTAAAGAAGCTATTGACACATTAAGTGGACATGGCCCGAAAGATTTAGAAGAATTAGTGCTACAATTAGCTTCTCATATGGTTGTTTTAGCGAAAAAAGCAAATACAACAGATGAGGCATATCAAACGCTAAAAGAAAATTTACATAATGGTATTGCTCTACAGAAGTTTAATGAATTCGTTGAGGCACAAGGTGGAGATGTTCGTCAAATTGAGGACCCATCATTATTACCGAGTGCGAAAACCATCGTTGCTGTTAAGGCTAACCGTGCAGGTTATATTGAAAAAATTGATGCCTTATCAATTGGAATCGCAGCCATGAAATTAGGTGCTGGACGTGCAATGAAGGAAGATATTATCGATATGGGTGTTGGAGTTGTTTTAAATAAAAAAGTGGGAGAGATGGTTGAAGTCGGGGACACATTAGCTTATATTCATTCAAATAGTAGCGAACACCAAGAAGCCATCGATTATATTATGCAAGCTTATCAAATCTCAACAGAAGAGGTTTGCTCACCTACTTTAATTTATGATATAATTAAGTAA
- a CDS encoding lysophospholipid acyltransferase family protein, protein MLTILFWGLGVIGLLLLIIIITVLGVNFRVQQLKDEKYSSVEKFSFISWVVSWAIPLVFNVRVEVDGLEKLDEVEHGVIYANHQSNIDIVAMLKAIKRPHGYVAKKELDHIFLLSDSMRLIQCQFMDRNDVRQSVKVISNAAKTVKEGHLMVIFPEGTRMVDAKMGSFKAGSFKLAQKAKADIIPVTIFNSYEVAKRWPRKTVVKMKIHDAIPYEAYSELSTNDICEQVETIIKKAL, encoded by the coding sequence TTGTTAACTATTTTATTTTGGGGATTGGGAGTTATAGGATTATTACTATTAATCATCATTATCACGGTTTTAGGTGTAAATTTCCGTGTTCAACAGCTAAAAGACGAAAAGTATTCTTCAGTTGAGAAGTTTTCATTTATCAGTTGGGTTGTTTCATGGGCTATTCCATTAGTATTTAATGTTCGAGTAGAAGTGGATGGTCTTGAAAAGTTAGATGAAGTTGAACACGGTGTTATTTATGCAAATCATCAAAGTAATATCGATATTGTGGCCATGTTGAAAGCGATTAAACGTCCGCATGGATACGTTGCTAAAAAGGAATTAGATCATATTTTTTTATTAAGTGATAGCATGCGTTTAATTCAATGTCAATTTATGGATCGAAATGATGTGCGACAATCTGTTAAGGTTATCTCAAATGCCGCTAAAACAGTTAAAGAAGGTCATTTAATGGTTATTTTCCCCGAAGGAACTCGTATGGTAGACGCAAAAATGGGTTCATTCAAAGCTGGAAGCTTTAAATTAGCCCAAAAAGCTAAAGCGGATATTATTCCAGTCACTATCTTTAATAGTTATGAAGTAGCGAAGCGTTGGCCAAGAAAAACGGTTGTTAAAATGAAAATTCACGATGCAATTCCTTATGAAGCTTATTCAGAATTGTCAACGAACGACATTTGTGAGCAAGTTGAAACAATTATCAAAAAAGCATTATAG
- a CDS encoding dihydrofolate reductase has protein sequence MISLIVAFDQNQLIGVNNQLPWHYKEDLKYFKETTTGHDILMGRHTFESILSYQNKPLPNRHHIVLTKQMSYNHEQVTITDNLNKILANYQNSKELFVIGGRSIYEQTLPIADRLYITHIDATFEGDTYFPEINWDEWRCIKEKKVQELRFNVYERVSKTC, from the coding sequence ATGATTTCACTTATTGTAGCTTTTGATCAAAATCAATTAATCGGTGTTAATAATCAATTACCGTGGCATTATAAAGAAGATTTAAAATATTTTAAAGAAACAACAACAGGACATGATATTTTAATGGGGCGTCATACGTTTGAGTCGATTTTGTCTTATCAAAATAAACCATTACCGAATCGTCACCATATTGTGTTAACGAAGCAAATGAGTTATAATCATGAACAAGTCACGATTACAGATAATTTAAATAAAATCTTAGCAAACTATCAAAATTCTAAAGAATTATTTGTCATTGGGGGTCGTTCAATTTATGAACAGACATTACCAATAGCAGATCGTTTATATATTACGCATATTGATGCTACCTTTGAAGGTGATACTTATTTCCCTGAAATTAATTGGGATGAGTGGCGTTGTATAAAGGAAAAAAAGGTTCAGGAGCTTAGATTTAATGTTTACGAAAGGGTGAGTAAGACTTGTTAA
- a CDS encoding thymidylate synthase, whose amino-acid sequence MKQYLDLLNHVLENGTTKGDRTGTGTISTFGYQMRFDLAEGFPLLTTKKVHLKSIIHELLWFISGDTNVKYLQENGVRIWNEWADEEGNLGPVYGKQWRRWEGANGTVIDQLAEVVEQIKTNPNSRRLIVNAWNVGELDQMALPPCHLLFQFYVNDGKLSCMLYQRSADIFLGVPFNIASYALLTMMIAQVTGLEVGEFVHTLGDAHIYQNHLEQVKIQLGRDIRPLPTMKLNQDVKSIFDFKYEDFTLEGYDPHPLLKGVVAV is encoded by the coding sequence ATGAAACAATACTTAGATTTATTAAATCATGTATTAGAGAATGGGACAACAAAAGGTGATCGAACAGGAACAGGAACGATTAGTACCTTTGGATATCAGATGCGTTTTGATTTAGCAGAAGGATTTCCGTTATTAACAACTAAAAAAGTTCACTTGAAATCAATTATTCATGAATTACTATGGTTTATTAGTGGAGATACAAACGTTAAGTATTTACAAGAAAATGGGGTACGAATTTGGAATGAGTGGGCAGATGAAGAAGGAAATTTAGGACCTGTTTATGGAAAACAATGGCGTCGTTGGGAAGGAGCTAATGGAACAGTTATTGATCAGTTAGCTGAAGTAGTAGAACAAATTAAAACAAATCCAAATTCACGTCGCTTAATTGTGAATGCCTGGAATGTTGGAGAACTTGATCAAATGGCCTTACCCCCATGTCATTTATTATTTCAATTTTATGTAAATGATGGAAAATTATCATGTATGTTATATCAACGTTCTGCTGATATTTTCTTAGGTGTACCATTTAATATTGCATCATATGCTTTATTAACGATGATGATTGCACAAGTGACAGGTTTAGAAGTTGGAGAGTTTGTTCATACTCTTGGAGATGCGCATATTTATCAAAATCATTTAGAACAAGTTAAAATTCAATTAGGACGTGATATTCGCCCTCTTCCAACCATGAAGTTAAATCAAGACGTTAAATCAATTTTTGATTTTAAATATGAAGATTTTACATTAGAAGGTTATGATCCTCATCCATTATTAAAAGGGGTTGTAGCAGTTTAA
- a CDS encoding class I SAM-dependent methyltransferase: protein MIITTAFDETEALVSQASTLSKKLNIPFYSRHKKTVKYLLEHVDSDIFVVNNQRGLSYYKKGQEEVFFHPNMAMHRIKQLERGQKDSLITACQLESGMTFLDCNLGLASDTLVANYVVGQTGEVVSLEKSFPLSVIVKEGLSYYVQHEKPEWSSLINRIQIRNEDNLEYLKNCRSNSFDVVYFDFMFDTSVESSHGIKVIKPIVSYDVMTNEHVKEALRVAKKRVVVKSNYGNLSIKELGFDIRRENQKRHFFYGVIDKV from the coding sequence ATGATTATTACAACAGCTTTTGATGAAACAGAGGCTCTTGTTTCACAAGCTTCAACTTTATCAAAAAAATTAAATATTCCGTTTTATTCACGTCATAAAAAGACTGTCAAATATTTATTAGAACATGTAGACTCTGATATATTTGTTGTTAATAATCAACGTGGATTAAGTTATTACAAAAAAGGCCAAGAGGAAGTTTTCTTTCATCCTAATATGGCTATGCATCGAATTAAGCAGCTCGAAAGGGGACAAAAAGACAGTTTAATCACAGCATGTCAGTTAGAATCAGGCATGACATTTTTAGATTGTAATTTAGGGTTAGCCTCTGATACATTGGTCGCTAACTATGTTGTTGGTCAGACGGGAGAAGTGGTGTCATTAGAAAAAAGTTTCCCTCTTTCCGTCATTGTTAAAGAAGGATTAAGTTACTATGTTCAGCATGAAAAACCAGAGTGGTCTTCATTAATTAATCGAATTCAGATTAGGAATGAAGATAATTTAGAATATTTAAAAAATTGTCGCAGTAACTCGTTTGATGTGGTATACTTTGATTTCATGTTTGATACTTCCGTTGAGTCTTCTCATGGGATTAAAGTAATCAAACCGATTGTATCTTATGATGTTATGACAAATGAACATGTTAAAGAAGCATTACGTGTCGCTAAGAAACGAGTCGTTGTTAAATCGAACTACGGGAATCTGTCAATAAAAGAATTAGGATTTGATATTAGAAGGGAAAATCAAAAACGGCATTTTTTCTATGGTGTCATTGATAAAGTTTAA
- a CDS encoding MFS transporter → MAREQFVTNRLERLAYGGYFMGQNLIYFLVYQFLMLFYTDVVGITAGAVGTMFLIARIFDAVNDPIMGIIVDKTNLEGGKFIPWIKLVIFLMPLTTVILFIKVGGGGINSLIYAYITYLIWGIIYTISDVPIFALATVMTHNSNERVTLISIGRIGAGLGSVIISLFFMTLLSKIAWTGTVLLLATLALLSMLPLRYLGRERYVYQQKEVLSLKKIFSFVLNNKYLLIFYGAIIMASLTNTSTVSINYFAIYNLGNESYISTLTIANMIPMLLVPFVLPPLIKRYGKKKIFIMAFIVAILSSLVFYLIGYSNIVWVHLFTTIKGIAQVPTFMIGLFTVDCIEYGTYTTNERAEGISFSLQTFTAKLSAAVAGAISGFVLERVGYEAGVIQTPQTLNGIWNMYVLYPIFGAVIAIIIMWRYYDLTEKQVDDMILFNTKSKNI, encoded by the coding sequence ATGGCTAGAGAACAATTTGTGACAAATCGGTTAGAGCGATTAGCATATGGCGGCTATTTTATGGGACAAAATCTGATTTATTTTTTAGTTTATCAGTTTTTAATGCTATTTTATACCGATGTGGTTGGGATTACGGCGGGGGCCGTTGGAACGATGTTTTTAATTGCTAGAATTTTTGATGCGGTCAATGATCCCATTATGGGAATTATAGTAGATAAAACTAATTTAGAGGGTGGAAAATTTATCCCATGGATTAAATTAGTGATTTTTTTAATGCCTTTAACCACTGTTATCCTTTTTATTAAAGTAGGAGGTGGTGGGATCAATAGTTTGATTTATGCTTATATCACGTATCTTATTTGGGGCATTATTTATACCATTAGTGACGTTCCCATTTTTGCATTAGCAACAGTCATGACTCATAATTCAAATGAACGTGTGACCCTTATTTCCATAGGTCGTATTGGAGCAGGATTAGGATCCGTCATTATCTCGTTATTTTTTATGACCCTCCTCTCTAAAATCGCTTGGACTGGAACTGTTTTATTATTAGCCACTCTCGCCCTCCTGTCTATGTTACCTTTAAGATATCTAGGGAGAGAACGTTATGTTTATCAGCAAAAAGAGGTGTTAAGTCTTAAGAAAATCTTTAGCTTTGTCTTGAATAATAAATATTTACTCATTTTCTATGGTGCTATTATTATGGCGAGTTTAACGAATACCTCAACAGTCTCGATTAATTATTTTGCAATTTATAATTTAGGAAATGAATCTTATATTTCAACTTTAACCATTGCGAACATGATCCCTATGTTATTGGTTCCCTTTGTTTTACCTCCACTGATTAAACGATACGGTAAAAAGAAAATTTTTATTATGGCATTTATCGTTGCTATTCTCTCTTCATTGGTTTTTTATTTGATTGGCTATTCAAACATTGTATGGGTTCACCTTTTTACGACAATAAAAGGAATTGCACAAGTCCCAACTTTTATGATTGGATTATTTACCGTAGATTGTATTGAGTATGGAACGTATACAACAAATGAACGAGCAGAAGGCATTAGTTTTTCTTTACAAACTTTTACAGCTAAGTTATCGGCTGCTGTTGCTGGGGCGATTAGTGGATTTGTATTAGAGCGTGTGGGATATGAAGCTGGTGTGATACAAACCCCACAGACTTTAAATGGTATTTGGAACATGTATGTTTTATATCCTATTTTCGGCGCCGTTATTGCTATTATTATCATGTGGCGATATTATGACCTCACGGAAAAACAAGTCGATGACATGATTTTATTCAACACGAAATCAAAAAATATTTAG
- the ssb gene encoding single-stranded DNA-binding protein: MLNNVVLVGRVVRQPELSQTIDGKKVSTITLAVTRSFKNALSGEYETDFINITLWEGIAKSVVEYCGKGAIIGVKARLVHKTYEVPNYKSLRVVEVVAEKVSFIQTKPIERQELKELSTEDQDLIEVLL, encoded by the coding sequence ATGTTAAACAATGTTGTATTAGTCGGACGTGTGGTCCGTCAACCTGAGTTATCACAAACAATTGATGGAAAGAAAGTCTCAACGATTACACTAGCTGTCACTCGTTCTTTTAAAAATGCTTTGAGTGGTGAGTATGAAACAGATTTTATCAATATAACCCTATGGGAGGGAATTGCTAAAAGTGTAGTTGAATACTGTGGAAAAGGAGCCATCATTGGGGTGAAAGCAAGATTAGTTCATAAAACGTATGAGGTGCCTAATTATAAATCATTGAGAGTTGTTGAAGTCGTTGCAGAAAAAGTTTCGTTTATTCAAACTAAACCAATAGAACGTCAAGAATTAAAAGAATTGTCGACTGAAGATCAGGATCTCATTGAAGTGCTTCTTTAA